The DNA segment tggatttaaacatCCCTAACTATGGCCATTTGGCCGCTGGCactctcaactttgactttggctcacaccactcccaacttaacacattGATTGTCATGGCATCCCCTCGTTAAATATTCACTAACCAGGTTAGTTCTTTTTGCTTACGTGTTCAATTTTTGATGAGATGGCTTATTTTTTATGAGGTGGCAAGATAATGTGGAGCTCAAGACATCCCCTCTGTACTTAAAcatccccccccccctctctctatCATCTCCTCCCAATCTCTCAAGTTGCAACCCACCAcccaccgtcaccaccacagcTCCACCTTCAACAGGTTAGTGATTATTTAACGCCTCCACCTTCATCACCGTCACCACCACAGCTCCACCTTCACCACCACACCGCCCACCACCGCTGCACCTCTACATCACCACCGCTGCACCCACCTATAAAAcctaaatcaatccccaaatCATTAAATTGAACCCCAAATCAGGCAAAGCACTCAAAACAAGCACCCCTCTCTCGTGTGGTGGTGGTCGACGGAGATGTTTAATAACTCATTTCTATACGCAGAGTCCATTGAAACATCTCGTTCGTCGATATAAACCCTAAAGAActtcaaaatcattcttactgcgTAACAATCTTCGTACGTTCTTCGGATTCCACGTAAGCTCGTGAAGTAGATCACCACACGATCCTCTGTTCCAGCTAATCGAATTGCAGACGATTCGTTTGATGAAATTAACTTTTCTGGTTTCAGTTTCGTTCGCGTTTTGGATTTTGGTACCCTACGAGCTTCGAATATGCTGCATAGGCTCTTGACTTTGCCTTTGATTGAATCGGGGAAGTTCTTGACGGAATCGGAGCGTTGGAGTGAAGAATTAGGGTTAGGTTTTGTGGAATCAGTGGGTGTAGAGTGAATACTGTACGATCGGTTGAAGATTGGGGAAGATGATGATTTGGGGTCATAGGAACCGATCATGTTTAGGGTTAATTGAATGAAAACTGGATTTCTGGCTAATTGAATTCGTAAAGTGGATTTCGGGGCTCTGCATATATAAAtacacataatatatatatatatatatatatatatatatatatatatatatatatatatatatatatatatatatatattaaatatgggtTAAGATCACATGAGAAGCACTAGgttaattgagaaacttgagaagcattctggatcACACATTTTCCcaaagcttttcgtaatatacacatatgtatagtttaaaattaactatatacatatgtgtataattcaagatttgacaatatacatatatgtatatagtcaattttatactatacatatgtgtatattacgaaaagcttagggaaaatgtgtggtccagaattcTTCTCAAGTTTCttaaatagggtggacttctcttaggatccttaccctattaaatataataattattatatagatttctttaaaaaaataattggCCACATCAGATTTAAATGAAACATCATACATGCCACATCAGATAAAATTGACACATAGGCTAAATTTACTAACCTGGTTAGTGAATATTTAACGAGGGGGTGCCAGGACAATCAATGTGTTAAGTTGAGAGTGGTGTgagccaaagtcaaagttgagagtGTCAGCGGCCAAATGGCCATAGTTGGaggtgtttaaatccattaaccctaTTTAAAATGGCATATTATTTCAGTTTGGACCATAGACAATTTTCCATGGTTTATACATGGTGAACTAAGAGGGAAAGAGTATTTTTCGGATCGGACCGGGCAGAACAAAACACAACACAAGTCAGAATTGGCGGATGGGTTTCTCACAGATGAGACTCGAAATGCAATCGCTTCTTTTCTGTCCTGAGCGGTAGACTTCTAATCACTTCTTTATTTCATTGCATCAGTGGTTTTTCGTTTACTTCCGGTTGTCGAAGATATCTAAATTCAATCCTCTTTGGATTTTCTGGCATTACTCCATATATGTTCTCTTGGATTTGTAAAGGCTTCCGGTTATTTTCGGGGCATATTTCAAGCTTGGATAACGAAAAACAGCTCACATTGATAGTTAAGACCAACACACCGGGTCACCAACACCAGACCACAAATCAATGGAAAATTGTGCTAACAGATATACACTACCATGCTTAACACTAGTACAAGAACAAGACTATGCATTCGCCCCGATGTATGGATTCTGTAAGAATGTATAGCCATGTTGCCCATGCAGAAAGTATGTTTTCAAAACATGGGAAGCATATGCAAGTTAAATAAACCATGGCTTCgataaaaataaagttacaagCATCAAAATCCAGAGAAATAAATGGTACATGGAAATacaaaaccaaacatatagaAAATGCTGCTTTACCTTCACAAGCATCACGTATATTGCTTGGTTACAACAGATTCGCGTTGTGCTGGTGCTGCTGAAAAAGTCAACTTCGCGCGCCTCTCATCATAAGATGCTGTAATAGTTGGATCATTAGTAAAACAACATATGCCAAGAATGAAGTTCTTGAAACAATGAACATCATATCGTACAATAGGGTagggctggcaaatcgtgtcttatcGGGTTGAACAGGTCTCTGACGATGCGTATAACACAAGTATTAAATATGAATacaactcgtttaactacttgATATCTCATGTCTATAAcacagttttatgttttatgtaccaAGGAAAAAAAATTGATGGATCCTAACctcataattttatttatttttaaaaaagtaaaaaatcacaTTGTGTACTTTTTTCAGTAAACAGGTCTAAGCGTGTCTTATACAGATATCTATTGACACAGCTACAATAGGGTCAAAAGGGGGCTTACGTTCAGTAGGACGTGACATAAGAGGAACATGAGAAGAAACTTTCCTTTTTGTAATATTAGTTACGCTGTCATCTGCACACATTTAATACTCGATCAGCAATTATAGGAAGGTTCCACAAATTTTAATCCAACCAACTGAAACTTTTCAAAATACCATCTTTGGTGCTCGAAAGACTCAGTAGAGCCTCTTGGAAAATAGCAGCTTGAAGTTTGTATCCCCGACATTTCTTTTCTAAATGCAACTGCAAAGCTCGTCTGGCATCTACGCGATTCAACGTACACAAACACGATAGAAAATAATTATACGAAAAAAAAATAGCAGGATTAGTTAAGAAATGATATAAGTGATCAAGTACCTGAGGAGCACTTAAAATAAAGACCTTCAAATTCACAAGAATATAAAACTAGCGGAACCTCTGGAGCCATTTTGTACTGAGGTTTCCTAGGTGTCTTGTCGACATCGAGCAAAACATCTATAACCTACGAAATTCAAAGAGTAAATATCCACTTgccttttatatattttattgtCAATTGTCAACATAAATAAAAGTtaagtaaaatgtcattttcgtccctgaggcttggccagttttgcgactttcgtccaaaggtttgtttttccacatttgatccaaaaggtttgaaatcttgccattgtcatccggctcgttaactccatccatttttctctgttatgtcaggggcatttttgtctttttacctactggtttttggtttttgtttagtaagggtattttgaatacttgtacattatgctaaatgcttatacataaagtgaaaaggaccgaattgccctttaagttaacaaaaaagacggaaatacccctgacttaacggagaaaaatggatggagttaacgagctggatgaaaaatggaaagatttcaaaccttttggatccagatgcagaaaaacaaacctttggacgaaagtcgcaaaactggccaaacatcagggacgaaaatgacattttattcTAAAAGTTAAAAGAGGATGAAATCAATGAACAAGGAAATCAGTTACGCACATCGGGTGATTCAAGACCTTGGCCAACCAAGAACAACACAGCAACCATGCACCGAACCTGGTGCCACAAGAAAGCACTGCCTTTGATTTTCATAAACAAGAGTTGGTCGCTGTTAACGTTACGCAAAAATGCAGGGTTATTAATTAATGTTGGAATAAACTAAAGTTGGGAGAAAAAATGAAGACAAATAACATACGACATAAGATCAATATCAATAAAGTTGGTGATGTGGTTCAAACCTTCCATTGCAAGGAAAAATATCGAATGATGTTATACGTCGTTTGTAATTATGCACATTTGCCGCATCCATCTTACAAAAATTTCTGAAATCATGTTCACCAATGAGCCGTTTGCATGAATTTTCCATAGCCTAGAGAGATCATATACCATAGAAGGGTCAATAAGAGTAACATAAATGTTTTGTAATTGCAGCAGCGTTACAATAAATTCATAAGAAACGATGGATGGAAATAAGGGTACTTAAGTACCATATTACCGATATGTTCAAGTTTTCTCTCCAAAAGAAGTATCTGTATTCCCTACTCAGACAACTAAAcctgcaaacaaacaacacacaaatACCATTTACTTTTACTGTTTTAGTGTTTTACATGCAACTAGTGGGTTACCACCCGCGCTCTGCAGTGGGttcaaaacgtagataaaaataagcaaattgCGACGGGCCAGTCTACGTGAAGATAAAAAAAACCATGTCCGTATTCAAAAGTCATGGATAAGTTATCGGCTCAGTTCGTTACGGTATCGACACTCGTTATAACCCTAAAAGCGAATATATGCGGTGAGTTCGAAATGTAATTGAAATAACCTTCTTACGACGGTACATAtggaaaaatttaaaaaaaaaaacattacgctgagaaaaaaactaaaaagaaaccaaagaaaataagtaaaaggaaaaaaaaaactagaagTTGAGGGTCTAAATAGTAACTATAATAAAGTGCAAGGGTAaataatgaaaattaaaaaaaaaccttactaaagttgaggggctaagtatgtcattaccaaagttgaggggccaaagtTGGTTGATGTTGACAAAATAGCCTTTTAGGTCTATGTATAATGTCTACTCTAGACCATAGCTTCTCTCATCAGTAAATTAAAAACTGAATTGTTATTAATTAGATAagaactagtattaagcacccccgcgttgcggcgggggcataAAACCATGCCAAATAACGTCAATGTCACATCGCCGCGATCAACCACCAACACTGAATTCGCGGCCtcttaatgcgaagaaattatactgaaacgtaaaacatagtaaataataactaagtccatcTAGGACccgtcaaacgggaaaaaatagacgagtaaaaacgttgaaccacacacagaCGTTGTGTCGTATTAACTCGCAAAacttagaacgaaacgtaaaaatgttgaaccacaaacgcacgttgcgccgtgttaactctcaaaatttagaaccaagcgtaaaacgaaaaatttgagaaagatgaaaagtacAAGAGAccgttgaaagtaaaaaagttgtgaggttaaattgcaaaagatggaaagtttggggttaaaagtaaaaaaattcaaatagttttgagttaaaagtattttatcaaatacttttgaactaaaaaaagtaaaaaaatcatttttttttaaaactcctacaacacatatatgcacatataagttgctaatttatagtatttaaattaaattaaatttaaatttaaattaaataatagaTTAGAATTTGTCTGCAACCTATAAAAGGAACAATGACCAAAGATCATGAACGGGAAGATATGAAAGGCAAAACAACAAACCGTGCACTAAAATTGACGGGAGCATGACACCAGCCTAATACCCGAATATCATCAGGAAGAACGCCATTCAGTATCCTTACGTAATCCAGTTCTCCTTCTGAAAAAGAATTCCGAAACAAACGTGTTAACAAATCATTGACAAAGTATGGATACGGACTTACCACG comes from the Helianthus annuus cultivar XRQ/B chromosome 4, HanXRQr2.0-SUNRISE, whole genome shotgun sequence genome and includes:
- the LOC110933833 gene encoding uncharacterized protein At3g28850 — encoded protein: MIGSYDPKSSSSPIFNRSYSIHSTPTDSTKPNPNSSLQRSDSVKNFPDSIKGKVKSLCSIFEARRVPKSKTRTKLKPEKLISSNESSAIRLAGTEDRVVIYFTSLRGIRRTYEDCYAVRMILKFFRVYIDERDVSMDSAYRNELLNISVDHHHTREGCLF
- the LOC110937144 gene encoding tRNA pseudouridine(38/39) synthase isoform X1; its protein translation is MDNQSDLIKELRSKLSSFENRVRELEAENAKLTSIVSSCTCRHEVEETLDTDVSDKNTSAINLEKLKLGNCVGIGKRKPKKKQTGYNLNSMNHHSQRLVALKIMYFGPRFYGFASEAQMDPTVESELFKALQKTRLVLGERKDVLYSRCGRTDKGVSSVGQVVALLLRSKHKEPGGDTSEELLDEGPDEGELDYVRILNGVLPDDIRVLGWCHAPVNFSARFSCLSREYRYFFWRENLNISAMENSCKRLIGEHDFRNFCKMDAANVHNYKRRITSFDIFPCNGSDQLLFMKIKGSAFLWHQVRCMVAVLFLVGQGLESPDVIDVLLDVDKTPRKPQYKMAPEVPLVLYSCEFEGLYFKCSSDARRALQLHLEKKCRGYKLQAAIFQEALLSLSSTKDDDSVTNITKRKVSSHVPLMSRPTEPSYDERRAKLTFSAAPAQRESVVTKQYT
- the LOC110937144 gene encoding tRNA pseudouridine(38/39) synthase isoform X2; protein product: MDNQSDLIKELRSKLSSFENRELEAENAKLTSIVSSCTCRHEVEETLDTDVSDKNTSAINLEKLKLGNCVGIGKRKPKKKQTGYNLNSMNHHSQRLVALKIMYFGPRFYGFASEAQMDPTVESELFKALQKTRLVLGERKDVLYSRCGRTDKGVSSVGQVVALLLRSKHKEPGGDTSEELLDEGPDEGELDYVRILNGVLPDDIRVLGWCHAPVNFSARFSCLSREYRYFFWRENLNISAMENSCKRLIGEHDFRNFCKMDAANVHNYKRRITSFDIFPCNGSDQLLFMKIKGSAFLWHQVRCMVAVLFLVGQGLESPDVIDVLLDVDKTPRKPQYKMAPEVPLVLYSCEFEGLYFKCSSDARRALQLHLEKKCRGYKLQAAIFQEALLSLSSTKDDDSVTNITKRKVSSHVPLMSRPTEPSYDERRAKLTFSAAPAQRESVVTKQYT